A portion of the Oncorhynchus nerka isolate Pitt River linkage group LG27, Oner_Uvic_2.0, whole genome shotgun sequence genome contains these proteins:
- the tshz3b gene encoding teashirt homolog 3b gives MPRRKQQAPRRAAAYAPEDEKEAALLDEDLEGEDSAGEEEPAVKYMCQDKDFLFNDRPGFHDSPVADFSGHELDNESHLSESSDRMSDFESASLKNEEEVAKVPLTSLSPSSSVMMATTTATAMEDGATTGPDSLEQMKAIYTSFLTNSYWSSLNFNLTQPPAVEKPPRSHSSSSSSSSSSCGSNGNGYDWHQSAVAKTLQQVSQNQNRLNHPAAEQNNLFSTVQLYRQSTKLYGSIFTGASKFRCKDCSAAYDTLVGLTVHMNETGHYRDDNHETDSDGTKRWSKPRKRSLLEMEGKEDAQKVLKCMYCGHSFESLQDLSVHMIKTKHYQKVPLKEPVTPVAAKIFSSARKRAPIELDLPSSPDSNGGTPKTSLNDHNDPLQKASNPYITPNNRYGHQNGASYAWQFESRKSQILKCMECGSSHDTLQELTAHMMVTGHFIKVTNSAIKKGKPIMESPPPPVPTISAGEEKFQSVPLAATAFSPPPPPIPPPSSVSPAMAVEIKKEEKEEECMKETTNSSKDKKTGDDETEEKFDISSKYSYLTEEDLEESPKGGFDILKSLENTVTSAINKAQNGAPSWGGYPSIHAAYQLPNIMKLSLANSGKSSALKYMFPGGEILSQNAKNQPLISPPSRQTSPLPKNNFHAMEELVKKVTEKVAKVEEKMREPNVRASPLRRTTPSPCSSEAGESARGESPKERRGSKTPESIGGGSHKDCNGDTNMKESLENGMESAVKSPISALCGSTAIITDHPPEQPFVNPLSALQSVMNVHLGKAAKPALPSLDPMSMLFKMSNSLAEKAAVAASTPAQTKKNNEHLDRYFYHVNNDQPIDLTKGKNEKSSSLGSAALSSSTSTPSSVSPSSTATMAKASSAVASFMSNSPLRENALSDISDMLRNLTESQASKSSTPTSLSERSDLEGSTQEELEEISPAQKRKGRQSNWNPQHLHILQAQFAASLRQTGDGKYVMSDLSPQERMHISRFTGLSMTTISHWLANVKYQLRRTGGTKFLKNLDSGHPVFFCSDCASQIRSPSTYVSHLESHLGFRLRDLAKLSGEQLVSQISRHAKSLSEKLLSNHSNSHSHAHSPSPSPDEDGSSTSYQCKLCNRTFASKHAVKLHLSKTHGKSPEDHLMYVCELEKQ, from the coding sequence cgTATGCCCCTGAGGATGAGAAGGAGGCTGCCCTGCTCGATGAGGACCTGGAGGGGGAGGACTCTGCCGGGGAGGAGGAGCCTGCGGTCAAGTACATGTGCCAAGACAAGGACTTCCTTTTCAATGACCGGCCTGGTTTCCATGACTCCCCCGTGGCCGACTTCTCCGGCCATGAGTTGGACAATGAGTCTCACCTGAGTGAGTCCAGTGACCGCATGTCAGACTTTGAGAGTGCCTCTCTCAAAAACGAGGAGGAGGTCGCGAAGGTGCCCCTAACGTCCTTGTCGCCATCTTCCTCTGTCATGATGGCCACCACCACAGCTACAGCCATGGAGGATGGCGCCACCACCGGGCCAGACAGCCTGGAGCAGATGAAGGCCATCTACACCAGCTTCCTGACCAACTCTTACTGGTCGTCTCTGAACTTCAACCTCACCCAGCCGCCAGCGGTGGAGAAACCTCCACGCagccacagcagcagcagcagtagcagtagcagcagttgtgGCAGCAATGGCAATGGTTACGACTGGCACCAGTCCGCCGTGGCCAAGACCCTCCAGCAGGTCTCTCAGAACCAGAACCGGCTCAACCACCCTGCAGCGGAGCAAAACAACCTATTCAGCACCGTGCAGCTCTACCGTCAGAGCACGAAGCTCTACGGCTCCATCTTCACAGGTGCCAGTAAGTTCCGCTGCAAAGACTGCAGCGCTGCCTATGACACGCTGGTGGGGCTGACTGTACACATGAATGAGACAGGCCACTACCGCGATGACAACCACGAGACCGACAGCGACGGCACCAAGCGCTGGTCCAAGCCACGCAAGCGATCCCTCCTGGAGATGGAAGGGAAAGAAGATGCTCAGAAGGTCCTGAAGTGTATGTACTGTGGACATTCCTTTGAGTCTCTGCAGGACCTCAGTGTCCACATGATTAAGACAAAACACTACCAGAAAGTGCCTCTGAAGGagccagtgactcctgtggcagcCAAGATCTTCTCCTCCGCCCGGAAGAGAGCCCCCATCGAGCTCGACCTCCCCAGCTCCCCAGACTCCAACGGGGGCACCCCCAAAACCTCCCTAAATGACCATAATGACCCCCTACAGAAGGCATCCAACCCCTACATCACCCCAAATAACCGTTACGGCCACCAGAATGGAGCCAGCTATGCATGGCAGTTCGAGTCCAGGAAGTCCCAGATCCTGAAATGCATGGAATGTGGCAGCTCCCACGATACACTTCAGGAGCTTACAGCACATATGATGGTGACCGGTCACTTCATCAAGGTCACAAACTCTGCCATTAAGAAAGGCAAGCCCATCATGGAGTCTCCCCCACCGCCCGTCCCCACCATCTCTGCCGGTGAGGAGAAATTCCAGTCTGTACCACTGGCAGCCACAGcattctccccacctcctccacccATACCTCCTCCCTCTAGTGTTTCCCCTGCCATGGCTGTGGAGAttaagaaggaggagaaggaagaggaatgTATGAAGGAAACCACTAACAGCAGCAAAGACAAGAAGACCGGAGATGACGAGACAGAGGAGAAATTCGATATCTCCTCCAAATACTCTTACTTAACAGAGGAGGATCTAGAGGAGAGCCCTAAGGGAGGGTTTGACATCCTCAAGTCCTTGGAGAACACAGTGACATCAGCCATCAACAAAGCACAGAACGGTGCTCCCAGCTGGGGAGGCTACCCCAGCATCCATGCTGCATACCAGCTCCCAAACATCATGAAGCTTTCACTGGCCAACTCAGGGAAGAGCTCAGCTCTGAAGTACATGTTCCCCGGAGGAGAGATCCTGTCCCAAAACGCCAAAAACCAACCTCTGATCTCCCCGCCCAGCCGtcagacctctcctctccccaaaaACAACTTCCACGCCATGGAGGAGCTGGTGAAGAAGGTGACTGAGAAAGTAGCCAAGGTGGAGGAGAAGATGCGGGAGCCGAATGTAAGGGCGTCCCCACTGAGACGAACCACACCCTCCCCCTGCAGCAGCGAGGCCGGGGAGTCAGCCAGAGGGGAGTCCcctaaagagaggagagggtctaAAACCCCAGAGAGCATCGGAGGAGGCAGCCACAAAGACTGTAACGGTGACACCAATATGAAGGAGTCGCTGGAGAATGGAATGGAGTCGGCTGTCAAATCCCCCATCTCTGCCTTGTGTGGCAGCACAGCCATTATTACAGACCACCCGCCAGAGCAGCCCTTCGTCAATCCTCTAAGTGCGCTTCAGTCCGTGATGAACGTCCACCTGGGTAAGGCAGCCAAGCCTGCACTTCCGTCCCTGGACCCCATGAGCATGCTCTTCAAGATGAGCAACAGCCTGGCAGAGAAGGCCGCGGTCGCCGCTTCCACCCCAGCTCAGACCAAAAAAAACAACGAGCACCTAGACCGCTACTTCTACCATGTCAACAACGACCAGCCAATAGACCTGACCAAAGGCAAGAATGAAAAGAGTAGCTCCCTGGGTTCAGCTGCCCTGTCGTCATCCACATCaacaccctcctctgtctccccctcctccacagcCACCATGGCCAAGGCCTCATCTGCTGTGGCTTCATTCATGTCCAACTCCCCGCTGCGTGAGAACGCCCTGTCTGACATATCAGACATGCTGAGAAACCTGACAGAGAGTCAAGCCTCTAAGTCCTCCACGCCCACCAGCCTGTCGGAAAGGTCTGACCTCGAGGGTTCCACTCAAGAGGAGCTAGAGGAGATCTCTCCAGCCCAGAAACGCAAGGGCCGGCAGTCCAACTGGAACCCCCAGCACCTGCACATCCTACAGGCCCAGTTCGCTGCCAGCCTCCGGCAGACTGGCGATGGGAAGTACGTGATGTCAGACCTGAGCCCCCAGGAGAGGATGCACATCTCCCGTTTCACAGGCCTCTCCATGACGACCATCAGCCACTGGCTGGCCAACGTCAAGTACCAGCTGAGGAGAACCGGAGGGACGAAGTTCTTAAAGAACCTGGACTCAGGCCACCCAGTGTTCTTCTGCAGCGACTGTGCTTCTCAGATCCGTTCCCCCTCCACCTACGTCAGCCACTTGGAGTCTCACCTGGGCTTCAGACTCCGAGACCTGGCCAAACTGTCTGGAGAGCAGCTTGTCAGCCAGATCTCACGTCACGCCAAAAGCCTGTCCGAAAAACTGCTCTCCAACCACTCCAACTCTCACTCCCACGCCcactccccgtctccctcccccGACGAGGACGGCAGCAGCACCTCGTATCAGTGCAAGCTCTGCAACCGGACTTTTGCAAGCAAGCACGCAGTCAAGCTCCACCTGAGCAAGACCCATGGGAAATCCCCAGAGGACCACCTTATGTATGTCTGTGAGCTTGAGAAACAGTAG